In Ascaphus truei isolate aAscTru1 chromosome 2, aAscTru1.hap1, whole genome shotgun sequence, the genomic stretch GCAATGCCATCTCAGTACTACGATCGGCTTTCCACAcaattcaggaaagaagaaccgaattgCGACTGAGAAGGGCAATACCAATATAGTCATGCTACTGTGGCCCCATGGCCCATTCCAGattcctcacaatgaaaatagccactagaaagattcagtctttggatagattgaggcagaactgtttCAGTGTTCACACCTAtacaggtacaacactaggtaactaccaaactgagatTCCACGGGTGTCAATCAGTATGGATAAAAACTCTGCCCAGCTTGAACCACCCATTATTATGGCTACAGAACACGATGCAGGTGGTCACCGTAGACTCAGGAATGAAAGGATCGCCTGATGCAGGGGAGAACTCATGACCAAGCggtcagaagaaagactgtgcttgggaaaagtgctcctcgagtgactgaagagtgctgagcttaagcaccttcttgaggagacattactgacctggagaaagggctccaatcccaatgGGACTGATGGTTCTCgtactccatccactctcattcgagctgcagagatatctcgagtgagagtggaaggatgggctttagccGTGGTAAGAGGCAAAAGCTCCaatacttatatacagtataaaaaaatacatatataaaaaaatagatttatcTTGTGGATGGTCAGGCTGGGCCCAGTGTCTGCGGGGGCGACCAGCGCCGCAAGTGGGTCCGACCTCTGACcagctctccctcagctgcagacctcttcctcactctgtcccacgccgagctctCAATGCAGCCGCGCAACAGACCTCTCTGAAGTCAGTGTGCTGGAAGTAAGCTGGGCCTTAGTTTCCGGTCCatgccggcatgagagggaggcctggcatGTGCTGACGTCTgagggcccggcgtgggacagagtgaggaagcctgcagctggggagagtcgTGGCTTGCAGGGCCTACCAGCCGGGCCCCCCGCAAACACTTGGCCCGGGGACACCTatcccggctgtccccctctgTCGGCGGTCTATTTACTGTGCCTGAGAGACTAAGCACTGCCAATGTGTATATTTAATCTGATGTGACCTCATTTAGAGCCGGGTTAGGAGGGTTGCAGAGAggttgggggagggagagcgagagagaggataaggccggtgggttttttttttactgactATATGCGTCTATCAAACTGTAGgctactttaattttttttcctttcGCCACTCTGATGGTGTGGCCCGAGTGTTGCAGTCGGGTTTTGGATTTGGCTCCCAACTTATTCTGAGTTTGACAGGCCTGCTTCAAAGTATCTTCCAGCACctgaaggtgtcttatgacatATAACATGGTGGATTCAGGGCTGTGTTGTAGATGCGAACACTCAGGTGGGAAGAGGTCTTATTTCAGCAGCTCTTAAGAGCATCCTTTAGTACAGCACAGATATCAGGTTTGGTGGTGTGTTCACAGGGAGAGTCAATGAAGGTCGTAATATGGTTGCTCACCAGAGGTAAACTCCCGGAATCCGGTTCAGCGGAGCGGATGGTAGACAGAGTCCCAAGGAGCAGGCAGCAGTATTAGTAGTCAGGTCACACACACAGGTCCAGGGCTGGCAGAGGTCCAGACAGCAAAGGTACAAAGTCAGGTCACAGGCGGAAGTCCAGAGCAGGCGGCAATCCGAAGTCAGGAACCAGGTAATCCAAAAGTACACAGCAGCAGGGAGCAACACAGCTAGCTAACAGGTAGCAGGAAAGCTGTGAACCAAGGTAGAGGCCAGGACAATCACATGCTGCAGTTAGACCAGCTGAGCGGCTGCAGACCTTACTAGTTGAGCCCTGATAACAGACATGTATACAGAGATCCATAAAACTGCAAATTAAAGTATGTACAGTGACTGTTGCTACCCTTCCACATCCCAGCCTAGTGCTCTCAGCCCATCAGCCCTCACCTTGGGCATCAGCCCTCTATAGATCTATAATCAGTCTAGCATGGTTTGCTTAGACAGTCTCTCTCCAGGCTTGAGCACTCCGTGTTGTTTTGTGTGCCTTTTTATTCCATTGTAACTAATCAGCCCTCACTGCAACCCACCCGGGTTGTGCTTGTGCTGTACTTCTAACAGCCGCACCTCTATCCCACTCACTGCTGCCCAGCAGAAGCATGCTTTATTTGATTGAATCTGTTTGTTATGCTTGTTTCTGTGTTTACCCGTTGCTGCAGAAAATGTTGGCATATTACTGTATAAATAATTGATGACAATAATAGTATAGCATTGCCATGTAGAGTAACCAACATCAAATACACCATATGTTGAACAAAAGTCAAAATGAGCTATTCTTTTTTTCATAGACCATGGACAGTTCATCTGTAGTATCCGAACTAAACATCTGTTCTGACACAAAACAAAACCGAGTTTTGACTGAGGAGGACTGGAAACAGAAATGGGAAAATAAGAATACTGGATTTCACCAGGTTAAAATACATAAGTGAGCATTTTGGTAGATATTTCCTTTTTGTGTCTCATTGTGTGCATGTGCAAATAAATATCTCACGTGTGGGGTGCAGCTAAGGAAATATAATATAGTTCATTTAGTTATGCATCTTTAATAAGAGGATAAAAGGGCAAGTAAAAAGAATGTCTTCCAAATAGTACTAAGATCCTTGTTTCCTGCAATAGTACCTCattctgttttgtttattttgcagATTACTTTCAGAGTTCCTGGACACGATGCTCAACAACAGAAAACAACTTAAAATCTTTTTCCCTCTATGTGGCAAAGCTGTGGATATGAAATGGTATTTTTTCAACCAATCAAATGCCAATTGTATCTGTTATTGTGATAATACTGTATCAAGATAATAATCACAGCACTTTGAGAACGCCCTATTATGACACTTACCTAGACACTATCTGCACCTTCTACCAAGGGAAATAAAGTATTATTCTCATACATGATTGGAAAATATATTCTCATATTTATGAGAAGCCAAGTCCATCCAACCTGTGAAAATGGATATGTCGGCTACAGAATAGGAAATGTAACAGGGTACTGTATATGATTCATCCAATTTTAGCTTAGAATTGAAAATAGTATCGCCGATGAGTAATTGTAAGCCTACTCCAGTAATGTTATCTCGTCCTTCTACCTCTGCTGTGATTTAGTTTTGCCAACACTAAGAAATAGGCAATGGGCAAGTTTAATACAGACCCTGCATTGCGCCAGTTGCCTACAACTGTCTGTCTGTTAGCCACTTCGCTTGTTTTAACACTCCGACTGCACATACAGGTCACCACCGCCAGCAGCTCGATGTTGTTTAATTTACACAGTGCAGAGCGATTTCATACATTAATAGTCCAAACGTAGCACAGTGTTTATTGTTCCTTCTGACTTACGGGAACACTGATCCAATAGCCACATAAGGCTTTCAGTACACTGATAATGCAATAAGTATATTTGCTAAGATCAGGCATAACCAGCTGAATGCAGTGTATTGTGTATTACTGCAGATTAATAGTTATCCAATAGCCATTAGCTATACTAGGTACAATTCCTTCCTTGTGTTTAACTTTTTGACTCACTTTTAATTTTTTGCACATATGTTATATGCcgctatttaagtaataatccctgaagaacagggcattactggccaataatgcccgggctggaagagttgaaggcccaagtCGAAGCCGAGgtactttaacccagccagggcattattgtccagtaatgccctgttctgaggggattattactattataggctaaatgtaggcttttttcataaataatagacacttttgtatagttatatagatttttaaaattaaaataaaatggtaaatacattaaagcacttcctatatacgcttacactgcagctatctatatccacacactgctgtcccctctgtgcacacacacacacacactgctgctctatacacactgcagctctacacacatacactgcagctacacacacacacacacacacacactgcagctacacacacacacacacacactgcagctacaaacatatacaggcagtcctcggttatcggacacaatgcattactcaaaatggtgtaggatagcgaaacgtcttaaagcgaaacacggtttcccataggaacactgtttaaatgaaaggttccgttcctgaaggcatttttaacactaaaatacaccaaatattttacgcaggcaataagatatgcagcacacacaaattatatagtgtatatactgtattatatatataatataacatgatatataatataatattataatatattatatagtataatatatatattatatacacataaacaatgttgcaaagcgtcgtaagagcgttggataagccgttttggcgttgtaaaaatgaacataggtatgcattgcatagcgttggataagccatttgttgtaaaacgaagcgttgtaaaaccaggactgcctgtacacacacacaaactgccgctacatacatatacacacaatatacagatacacaaactgcagctatatacatacatttatatacacacacacacactaactgtgtATAGGGTGACcaaattttgaaaatgaaaaaccgggacattttttttttttacataacagtttatttattgtagtacacttatactttactaccattagtccttgttacgtgtgtgtgttgaCATCACtaatcaaacaaaaaaaacccagatgtgaatgattctgaacccattaaccagtgtcaggatgccccctcttcacaatttctaaagcagcaatcccgcctgggatcttacctgatccgcagtccctcaaggtactatactggaggggaggtgttccctacctgtcttccgaggtctcccgtgtgaaacttgagtcagatctggaagaaagaagggtaggttacttctgtgtaggtatacggcagttaagataagacagggagggtgagagagacagagagagagggggtgaaagagacagagagagaaagggtgaaagagacagagagagagagggtgaaagagacagagagtgaaagagacagagagagggtgagagagacagagagagggtgaaagagacagagagagggtgaaagagagagagagagggtgaaagagagagagagggggtgaaagagagagagagagggtgagagagacagagagagggagagagacagataaagagagggtgagagagagagagagagagggtgaggtagagggtgagagagacagagagagggtgtgagagagacagagagagggtgtgagagagacagagagagggtgtgagagacagggaaagagagggtgtgagagacagggaaagagagggtgtgagagacagggaaagagagggtgagagagacagggaaagagagggtgagagagacagggaaagagagggtgagagagacagggaaagagagggtgagagggtgagagagacagggagagagagggtgagagagacagggagagagagggtgagagagacagggaaagagagggtgagagagagacagggaaagagagggtgagagagagacagagaaagagagggtgagagagagacagagaaagagagggtgagagagagacagggaaagagagggtgagagagagacagggaaagagagggtgagagagagacagggaaagagagggtgagagagacagggaaagagagggtgagagagagacagggaaagagagggtgagagagagacggaaagagagggtgagagagagagacggaaagagagggtgagagggagacgagggaaagagagggtgagagagagacagggaaagagagggtgagagagagacagggaaagagggtgagagagagacagggaaagagagggtgagagagagacagggaaagagagggtgagataaggacagggaaagagggtgagagagggacagggaaagagggtgagagagggacagggaaagagagggtgagagagggacagggaaagagagggtgagagagagacagggaaagagagggtgagagagagacagggaaagagagggtgagagagagacagggaaagagagggtgagagagagacagggaaagagagggtgagagagagacagggaaagagagggtgagagagacagggaaagagagggtgagagagacagggagagagagggtgagagagacagggagaaagagggtgagagagacagggagagagagggtgagagagagggtgagagagacagggaaagagagggtgagagagagacagggaaagagagggtgagagagagacagagaaagagagggtgagagagagacagggaaagagagggtgagagagagacagggaaagagagggtgagagagagacagggaaagagagggtgagagagagacagggtgagagagggtgagagagagacagggaaagagagggtgagagagagacagggaaagagagggtgagagagacagggaaagagagggtgagagagagacagggaaagagagggtgagagagagacggaaagagagggtgagagagagagacggaaagagagggtgagagggagacgagggaaagagagggtgagagagagacagggaaagagagggtgagagagagagagggtgagagagagacagggaaagagagggtgagagagagacagggaaagagggtgagagagagacagggaaagagagggtgagagagagacagggaaagagagggtgagagagagacagggaaagagagggtgagagagagacagggaaagagagggtgagagagggacagggaaagagagggtgagagagggacagggaaagagggtgagagagggacagggaaagagagggtgagagagggacagggaaagagagggtgagagagggacagggaaagagagggtgagagagagacagggaaagagagggtgagagagagacagggaaagagagggtgagagagagacagggaaagagagggtgagagagagacagggaaagagggtgagagagagacggaaagagagggtgagagagagacagggaaagagagggtgagagagagacagggaaagagagggcgagagagagacagggaaagagagggtgagagagagacagggaaagagagggtgagagagagacagggaaagagaaggtgagagagagacagggaaagagggtgagagagacagagaaagagagggtgagagagagacagggaaagagagggtgagagagagacagggaaagagagggtgagagagagacagggaaagagagggtgagagatagacagggaaagagagggtgagagatagacagagagagagggtgagatagacagtttatttattgtagtacacttatactttactatcatgagtccttgttacgtgtgtgtgtgtgtgtgtgtgtgtgtgtgtgtgtgtgtgtgtgtgtgtgtgtgtgtgtgtgtgtgtgtgtgtgtgtgtgtgtgtgtgtgtgtgtgtgtgtgtgtgtgtgtgtgtgtgtgtgtgtgtgtgtgatgacatCACTAattgaacaaaaaaaaaccagatgtgaatgtttctgaacccattaaccagtgtcaggatgccccctcttcacaatttctaaagcagcaatcccgcctgggatcttacctgatccgcaatccctcaaggtactatactggaggggaggtgttccttacctgtcttccgatttctcccccgtgaaacttgagtcagatctggaagaaagcagggtaggttacttcggtgtaggtatacggcagttaagataagacatagagggtgagggagacagggagggagagagagggagacagggagggagagagagggagggagagagagggcgggagggagggagagagagagacagggagagagagagacggagagagggagagagacggggagagagggagagagacagggggagagagagagagacagggggagagagagggatatagggggagagagagagacggggagagagagagagacagggggagacagggagggagagggagacagggagggagagagagggagacagggagggagagagagagagagagagagagagagggagacggggagagagagagggagacagggagggagagaaagggagacggagggagagaaagggagacagggagggagagaaagggagacagggagggagagaaagggagacaggaagggagagagagagggagccaggggtagagagatagggagacagggggagagagatagggagacaggaggagagagacagggagagagagggagacagggagggagacagggaaggagagagaatgagacagggagggagagagagggagacagggagagagacgagacagggagtgagagagacggagagagacagagagagggagacagggacggtgagggagacacacacccactgatacccactgatacacactgatacacacacacacacacacacacacactgacacacacacacacacacacacacagccactgatacacacacatacacacacccactgacacccacccactgacacacacacccactgatacccacacccactgatacccacacccactgatacccacacccactgatagcCACACCCACTGATAGCCACACCCACTGATAGCCACACCCACTGATagccacacccactgatacccacccactggcacacacacacacccactgatacacacacacccactgatacccacacacacccactgatacccacacccacccactgacacacacacacccactgatacacacacacacacacacacacacacacccactgatacacacacacccactgatacccacacacacccactgatacccacacccacccactgacacccacacacccactgacacacactgatacacacacacacacacacactgatatacacacacacacacactgatacgcacacacccactgatacacacacacacccattgatacacacccatccactgatacacacacacacacacacacacacccactgatacacacacacactcactgatacacagacacacacacacacacacacacagacacacacacagatacaccccgcctccccctgcaccgcccgccagcccctgcaccgcccgcgactgcgcagccaccactgcccgcccccgagcccatctcccaggAGGCACAGGTGGGAGCACCGGGGGGCacaggtgggagcgccggggggcacagttgggagcgccagggggcaaatgtgcgagcgccggggggcaaacgTGCGAGCGTCGGGGGGGTAAAGGtgcgagcgccggggggcaaaggtgcatgcgccggggggcaaaggcaggcgcacccccgctaccacctcctattacccccccttggctgggacccggggcagaagggggacactcaccatgaacagaggagccaggagcgggaaggcagtcacAGTCACGTGTGcgctgcacaaagcggaagccccgcccccggcttcctctgacatgtctgcgaccaatcccctgcgggccggccggcattctaagtcccgcccccggcattctccttcattcagtccccccggcagcattcacagacacacatagaaaatacttaccggccgccgcattctcctcaccgccgctgccccgcaataccgggaccagggacaaaatcGGGACGGACttaaaaccgggacaggacacaaaaaaacgggactgtcccggcaaaaccgggacgaatggtcaccctaactGTGTACTAACATTGTGGCACTCCCCCAACCCTAACGCACCCCCTTTTCTGTCTATAGAGAGTCTCCTTTCTGTTTTTATGTTGTAGCTCTCTGCCCATTATTCAGCATGCACTGACCGCACTGGAGCACTGCAGGGCTTTAAGAAAAGCATCTGATCCTTTCTGCTGTGTTGCAGGTTGGCTGATATGGGACACAATGTTGTTGGAGCTGAATTTAGTGAAACTGCAATAAAGGGATTTTTTGAGGAGCAAAATATTTCTCATGTTGAAGAAGCCGTGCCTGGGATTCCTGGAGCTAAAGTGTTCAAGGTTGGATTTGTGGCATTTATTGTTTTGTATAGTATTTTATTGCTATAGTGCCAGCCACGTACACAGTGCTGAACGGAGATCACATACATGCTGTAGCACACATAACAATAATACCAACCAGTGCATAATACATTAAGGTAAATATTGGGGGATAGGGATCCCTGTCCCcaaagagcttactatctaactGGTATATTGGGGACATACAGAAACAGGAGTACATGGAAGTGCAAATGTTATAGGTCGagaatatatgtgtatgtagtGTAACATGAGATCACGTTACAGTGCTGTAAAAATGATTGATTGTAAAGGGGACTTTTTGGGTGGTTCTTGAAAATGGGGAGAATGAGCTTGACAGAAAATGAGTGGAAGAGAGTTGCAGAAGCTGTGGTCCTTCTGTGTGAACGATTTCAGACGGGACAGAGCAGTAAAAATGtgctttaaaagtgaagaggatAATTTTGTAAATTCTGTTAGAtctaggggcttattctatattaaCCGAAGCAACCAATCGGCTGCTCGGCTGATATAGAGTAAGCAAATGAAGGGGAAGCAAGCTAATTGAAGCAGAGATAAAACGCCTCTTGGAGATCTTTTTTTTTGGTTACATTGAATTCAAATCCAGAACCTCCATTGCACCTCTAGGAGAAACATGCATCACTGACCTCACCAGTTTATCTATAATTTCCCACAAGTCTTCCCTTTCCCCACATGAGTTCCAACCACTGAGCCTGCCATGTTTAAACCCCTTCCCTGCCCGAGGGGCCAACAACGCGTTTCAGATCAAAGGTTTTGTATTAGTGAAAAAGATTAGATTGTCGGGAGAAACGTTGAGTAGAGTCTCAACAGTGACAGTTCACTGGCAGACGGGGCACAGGGAGCAACTTTTAGCAGATTCAAGAATGGAGTATATGTCAGCATTGAAATGGATTAAAACGGGAGCATTTTATAATTTTTAGGTTGTaatgttcatactgtacattatacagcatacatcactACTGGTTTGGAGAGAACACATTCACTCAACTTTTAAATACCCTTTTTTGACACTGCAGTAGGAAGAGGAGTCACACATATATTTTGGAGAAATGTGTATTTATGATACAGTGTATAAGCTCCTAACAGCAgcagtgtgtattgtgtatttcaTGGTACAGTATTAGATATATTAAGCTAAACTACTGCACCTCCGTCCAGTGAAACAGACTGTAAGAatgggagagtgggtgagtgCTGTCACTGTACAGCATAGATTTATATTGCACCTTTAAATGTGGTCTAAAGAAGAAACGTCACATTTAGCTGTCTGTGTTGCAGAGCACATCTGGGAACCTCTCACTGTACTGCTGCAGTATCTATGATATTTCTGAGTAAGTATGAACGACATTTGTGAATATTATCAACAATCCTTCAGTTGCCGCAGCAAGTTATGTCTTTGGCTGTTGCTCAGCTTGACTTACGAAATGAAGCATTGAATGACTGTTTTATTAAACATGTTTGTAGTAAAGAAGTGTTGGTAATGTGCTAACAATTTAAATAGTTCTTAGGCAGTAATAGGCATTGACAGCCAAACTGCTTATGACCAGAAAACCTTATTCTATAGCTGTTCATTCAGCAAGGAGTCAGATGCTAACTGTTTGCAGAGCATATGGAAATGGACTGTTTTTCACTTCACTGCCAGATGAGCCTTCAACGCATTattaaaggattgcaatagaaagtaagatcaaccctaaaaagttattacTATTCGTGACactttttatttgtgtttttttaatagttttaaaACAGGGGATCTTAGGAGCTGAATCAGATCCGGGGACCCTTGCTTCCCGGAAGGgtgtgccggtagcagctctagttggggctaacataatggcggcttaaatTTCTCAAGTCCCGCgaaataggaagcagtgacatcatgccttgcgacttcctattg encodes the following:
- the TPMT gene encoding thiopurine S-methyltransferase, translating into MDSSSVVSELNICSDTKQNRVLTEEDWKQKWENKNTGFHQVKIHKLLSEFLDTMLNNRKQLKIFFPLCGKAVDMKWLADMGHNVVGAEFSETAIKGFFEEQNISHVEEAVPGIPGAKVFKSTSGNLSLYCCSIYDISDSIVGKFDGIWDRGGLVAVNPRDRECYSNKILSLMDKDCRYLLVTVVYDPKLHAGPPFYVPDEDVETFFGSLCNIKCLKISDALGPVQKRWGLDFFQEKIYVLTPKSSS